The DNA segment GTCTCCGGCACCAAGATCCTCGACGCGAACGGCAACACCTTCGTGATGCGCGGCGTCAACCACGCCCACACGTGGTACGCCTCGCAGCTCGGCTCCTCCCTCGCCGGCGCGAAGGCGCTCGGCTCCAACACCGTCCGCGTCGTCCTCGCGAGCGGTCAGCGGTGGACGAAGAACGAGGCGTCCGACGTCGCGAACGTGATCAGCCAGTGCAAGGCGAACCGGCTCATCTGCGTCCTCGAAGTGCACGACACCACCGGCTACGGCGAACAGGCCGGCGCCGCCACCCTCGCCCAGGCCGTCGACTACTGGATCTCGGTGAAGTCGGCGCTGGACGGCCAGGAGTCGTACGTCATCCTCAACATCGGCAACGAGCCGTACGGCAATGGCAGCGCGGCCACCTCGTGGACCGCCGACACGAAGTCCGCGATCACCCGCCTGCGCAGCGCCGGCTTCCAGCACCAGATCATGGTCGACGCGCCGAACTGGGGCCAGGACTGGCAGTTCATCATGCGCGACAACGCGGCATCGGTCTTCGCGGCCGACCCGAACCGCAACACCGTCTTCTCCATCCACATGTACGGCGTCTTCGACACCGCCGCGGAGATCAACGACTACGTGGGCCGCTTCCAGACGGCCGGGCTGCCGCTGGTGATCGGCGAGTTCGGGTACAACCACTCGGACGGCGACCCGGACGAAGACACGATCTTCGCCACCGCCCAGGCCCGCGGCATCGGCTATCTCGGCTGGTCGTGGAGCGGCAACGGTGGCGGCGTCGAATACCTCGACATGGTCACGAACTTCAACGCCTCGGCGCTCACGACCTGGGGCCAGCGCATCTTCAACGGCGCCAACGGCATCAAGGCGACCGCCGTGGAGGCGTCGGTGTTCGGTGGACAGCCGCCGTCCTCGTCGTCGTCCCCGTCCCCGTCGCCGTCCGTCTCCACGCCGCCGTCGTCCCCGCCTCCGCCTGCCGGAGCCTGCACCGCCACCTACACGGCCGGCAACTCGTGGCCGGGCGGTTTCCAGGGAACGGTGACCGTCAAGGCCGGTTCGGCGGCGATCAACGGGTGGACCGTCTCCTGGACGTGGCCCAACGGTCAGCGCTTCACCAACTCCTGGAACGCCTCGGTGACCACGTCCGGTGAGGTGGTCACGGCCAAGAACGCCCCCTACAACGGGTCGCTGGCGGCCGGCGCTTCGACGAGCTGGGGTTTCACGGCCTCGTCCGGCACCACCAACTCGGCACCGTCGACGGTCAGCTGCACCACGCCCTGATGATCTGACAGCCGGAGGATCCGCCGGCCTGCACGGTGCTCTCGGCGCCGTGCAGGCCGCGTGCCCGATGGTCAGATCTGGCCGGAGACCCTGGTCATCCGGTTCTGGTCGTCGAATGCGACGCGCATCTCGCTGCCGGAGGAGTGTCTGCCCACCACCAGGGACGGCGTGTTGTCCGCGATCGACCAGCCCTGCTGGTGGAGGAAGGAGAGCAGCGTCAGCCGGTGGTCGAGTTCGAAGACGCCGATGACCTGGGGAACGACGAGGAACGCCCGCTCGGGGCTGACCGGTGCGACGATCTCGGCCGGCAGGTCGCCGAGGTGGAAGAAGACCGCCCCGCCGTCGTAGGGGCCTCGGTAGTAGCAGCGGTCGGTGAGACCGGAAGCGATCAGGGCGAGGCGGGCGCCGTCGGCGCGGGACAGCGGAAAGCCCGGCTCGGTGAGTTCGGCGACGGACCGTTCCTCGCCCACGGCGCGCAGCCACTCACTGAGGTGCAGCAGCTGCGGCGGCAGGTTGCTGCCGGTGTTCGCCCAGGCCCACAGCCAGCTGCCGTCGATGTGACTCTCGGTGCCGAGCAACTGGATCGGGAAGCGCAGATCGTCTCCGAACGTGGCGACGCCGGCATTCAGGTCCAGCTGCCAGTCGCGGTCGCCGATCAGGTCGGCGAGGGCCAGCTGGCGGGCGTAGGCGGTGGCGGCGTGCTGGGCGAAGAGCTCGTCAAAAGCGGACACCGCGCCACCCTAGCCGCGGGGATCGCCGTCCTTGCCCTGGAGGGCCTGGCGGAGAGCGGCCACCTCGTCGGCGAGGGCGAGCACCGCGTGCGCGTGCGCGGCCGCGATCACGGCGGGGGTGCCGGGCAGCTTGCCGGAGACGCTCGCCAGTAGCTCGGTGGCGAGGTGACGGTGGCTGGCAGGCGACATTCGCGCTCCTCAGGGCCGGTGCGACGGGACGAGAGGATCGTGTCACGCCCGCGCAAGAAAGTCCGTGATCCGCGCAGCCACCAGGTCCGGCGAGTGCACCGGCAGATCGTGCGACGCGCCCGGAACGGTCTCCACCCGGGCATCCGGCATGACCCGTTCCAGTCGCGCCGCCACCTCGGACGCCGGATAAAGTGCACTCTTCTGGCCGATCAGGATCAGTGTCGGTACGCTCACCGCCCCCAATTCGGCGTCGGTCAGCGGCACGGGAACGGGCAACCGCCGCCGGAACCGCATGGTGAGCGGCAGCAGCGGCATCAGTTCGTCGTCACGCAACGTGGCGTTGCGGACGACTCCGGCGAGGCGGCGGCGCACCGGGCGAGGGCTGATCCCGGCGAGCCCACCGGCGGCCAGCCAGATCCAGAACCGGGCGCCGACCGCGCCGAACCCGCCCGGGTCGAGCAGCGTGAGGCTGGCCGCGCGGCCGGGATGCTCCACCTCGTAGCGCAGCGCCGCCCAGCCGCCGTACGACATGCCGACCAGGTGCGCGCCGTCGAGTCCGAGAACGGTCAGCGTCTCGTCGAGGCACGCCACCACGTCGCGGGCGGTCGACATCGGCCGGGTCTGACGGGCGGCGCCGGGCTCACCGATCGGGTCGAGCGCGATCACCGGGTGGGTGCGGCCGAGCCGGGCGGCGTAGTGGTACCAGGTCACG comes from the Actinoplanes sp. OR16 genome and includes:
- a CDS encoding cellulase family glycosylhydrolase, with the translated sequence MRSKWWGALFALLCGTAAVLVAAQPAQAATGFTVSGTKILDANGNTFVMRGVNHAHTWYASQLGSSLAGAKALGSNTVRVVLASGQRWTKNEASDVANVISQCKANRLICVLEVHDTTGYGEQAGAATLAQAVDYWISVKSALDGQESYVILNIGNEPYGNGSAATSWTADTKSAITRLRSAGFQHQIMVDAPNWGQDWQFIMRDNAASVFAADPNRNTVFSIHMYGVFDTAAEINDYVGRFQTAGLPLVIGEFGYNHSDGDPDEDTIFATAQARGIGYLGWSWSGNGGGVEYLDMVTNFNASALTTWGQRIFNGANGIKATAVEASVFGGQPPSSSSSPSPSPSVSTPPSSPPPPAGACTATYTAGNSWPGGFQGTVTVKAGSAAINGWTVSWTWPNGQRFTNSWNASVTTSGEVVTAKNAPYNGSLAAGASTSWGFTASSGTTNSAPSTVSCTTP
- a CDS encoding DUF6882 domain-containing protein, producing the protein MSAFDELFAQHAATAYARQLALADLIGDRDWQLDLNAGVATFGDDLRFPIQLLGTESHIDGSWLWAWANTGSNLPPQLLHLSEWLRAVGEERSVAELTEPGFPLSRADGARLALIASGLTDRCYYRGPYDGGAVFFHLGDLPAEIVAPVSPERAFLVVPQVIGVFELDHRLTLLSFLHQQGWSIADNTPSLVVGRHSSGSEMRVAFDDQNRMTRVSGQI
- a CDS encoding alpha/beta fold hydrolase, with amino-acid sequence MEDRVGAFTSAPARERFDTAYRAALSRLLPGGDDPIRAGTSFGEAVAYRSGAPAGTPIVLLPGAGGNAVTWYHYAARLGRTHPVIALDPIGEPGAARQTRPMSTARDVVACLDETLTVLGLDGAHLVGMSYGGWAALRYEVEHPGRAASLTLLDPGGFGAVGARFWIWLAAGGLAGISPRPVRRRLAGVVRNATLRDDELMPLLPLTMRFRRRLPVPVPLTDAELGAVSVPTLILIGQKSALYPASEVAARLERVMPDARVETVPGASHDLPVHSPDLVAARITDFLARA